The Cicer arietinum cultivar CDC Frontier isolate Library 1 chromosome 1, Cicar.CDCFrontier_v2.0, whole genome shotgun sequence genome contains the following window.
ccttttttatatgaaaaatattaggTTGACTCATAGTTAGTGATAAAGGGGAAGTTCACTCGAGCAggtaattttatagttttatggTTCCTTCAAGCGGCCAAGGCTATTTCTGGTACTATCTTGTGTATTATTCAGATATACTGCCAGTGTTGACGTATAATTTGGATTTGTAAAATGATTTTGGATGCGAATAGTGCAATCTTCTATATTTTTCCTCTCCAAATGTTCAAACAAATGGGGTGTTAGGAGTTCCAGGTTCTCAATAAtctatttgttttgaaatctaTCAATAGCCTCATTTGATTGAAGATAGATGGATAATCTAATAGCCACTTTGATGTGTTGAGAACCATATATTTGTAGACTCTATGCATGAATATGTGGGTTTCTTGATACATTGATATTTGAGTTCTACATAAGAGATGCATGATGAGAAATCCTTTGAAGGCCTAGGGATTTTGTTTGAGTAAATGCCTTGAAAGGAGAATGGATGATGTAATAGTTCATTTTAGAATGTTTTTTCAAATGATatgaaaaagtaataaaataacttataaggCATTAATCCAAAGACATGGCTGGAGAGTATGATATATGATTGAGCATAATGGCATGCGGGAATCCTCGTAGCCAACTTCTATTATTGTTAAAGATATGCATTATCTATTGTAGCCTACTTTGGTGACCTTACATGATGACTGAATTTTTCAGATGGCAAAATATTTCAATGAGAAATCAGGCATAAAAGGAGAAATTCCACTTGGAAGCTTCAATTCTATGTTCAATTTTACTGGCTCCTGGATGGTTGACGCAGCAGCCACCAAATCTCTTGCCATGGTAGGATATTTCATTCCGCTGATTGAAGTTAAATTGACGAAACTAAATTTGGTCTTGAACGATGAAGTCAGGCGCGCTGTTCCTTACTCCTGGGATCCAGCATCCTTGGCTAGGTAAACTAAGTTTTTACTGTTTAATGTATATAGTACAAAATACATTGTTATAGTAAATGAATTTCTGTATGCTTCACTTGTCATCAGCGTCATTTAGTTAtcttattaaagaaattgtgcaTTGTATTTTCCAGATGCTTAatctgttttttttattaaaatgaaagtgcATACTTTTACATAGACATCTAgattaaattttatagtttCTACTACATTTCCAAGTGTCAAGTGTACATATGACCCATTATTTGATGCAGAAGACAatggaatttttcattgttgCAGTACTATGACAATAAAGATTTCACAAAGCATATATATAATCTGACATAACTTCAACGTTCCAATATTTTTCCCATTTCCCTTTACAAATCCcaaaagaaagaattatataGTTCTAATTGGAAACTTCTGCCCTTTCTTCTCAGTTTTATTGAGAATTACGGTACACATATTGTTACATCTGCAACAGTTGGTGGAAGAGACGTGGTTTATGTCAGGCAGCATCAATCGTCTTCTTTGTCCGCCCCTGACATTGAGAACTATGTAAAGGACATTGAAAATGATAGGTTTCTTGATGCAAAAAACTCGTCAGGAGCCGCCGCTTTAAAGTACAAGGAAAAGGTTAGCATTAAGAGTGGTCTCTTCCCAATTATTACTTAGAAAATAGATATCCTTTTCTGCTTCTTTATTTATGAACTTCGTTTTTTTTACCTTGTTTGAATAAATAGCTTAAATAAGTGCTTATAGTAAAAATGTGTATCATGTAAGTGCTTATGTATAcactatttctataacaaaagataaaattaagtcaaactatttttatataagctataagttgttttcataagctatccgGGAGAGCTTATGGGAATAAGCTGAAAAATGTCATAAGCTATAGGTTGTTATTGTAAGCTGCCCCGTATGAACATTTCATAAATTGTTTCCATAATCTCTAGCAAACAGTCTTACAAGGGCTTATACCAGtagataagctcaaataagtcaatccaaatagATTTTTATGCAAATGCATTATGGCTTAGCCTTGTGCATTTATTTCTAGCAAAAGCACTATTTCTAATAGGAAATGATTATGTCGCTAATTCAGTACATAGACGCTGTCAATCTACGAATCTCAGTGAAGTGATCTTTCATTATGTTGTTGCAGGATGTTACAGTCATTTTTAGGAGGAGAGGAGGGGATGATCTTGAGCAAAGTCATACTAAATGGGTGGAAACTGTAAAATTGGCACCAGATATCATTAACATGAAGTTTACACCCATTGTTTCTCTTCTTGAAGGAGTACAAGGTGTAAAGTTTTTGGCCCGTGCTATCGATCTATATCTCGAGTGTAAGTTCTAATCCAATTATTAATGCTGCAAAGTTGATTTTTATTACTGCTGGCAATAGTTATGCTAGTGTACTGAACTTATTAATCCCTAGATGCAGTTAATATCATAAACTTTCTCAGAATACAAGCTGCCATATCGATCAAGATAGTTAAGCGGtttgaagttaaaaaataataagctaaATAAAGTTAATATACTTCCAGTTATCATATGAATTTGAATGAAAAAGTTCAGGTTCTGTGCCTTAAAACTACCCATGAAATTACCAGAATCTAGAGGAAAATGAGCTTGAAAACTGGGATAGTAAAACCAGACATGATGGTGTCTGTACATTTATAACAAAACGTTAAGATAATTTTGTAAAGTATATAACTGACTCCTCTGTCAAATTATGCAGACAAACCACCTATCGAAGACTTACAGTATTTCTTGGATTTCCAAATAACTCGAGTTTGGGCACCGGAACAGAATAATCTACAAAGAAAGGAGCCTGTCTGTCAATCTCTTCAGTTCAGCTTAATGGGACCTAAGCTTTTTGTCAGTCCAGATCAGGTATTGTTTACTAAATTCCTACAATATTTAACATGGCTATCAAATTATGTCAAAAGAGGACTATTCACAACACAGAGCTTAGAATTAGTGCTGATATTGTCATTCTtctctatttaattgaattgaaatcAGCTATCAAGATGTGTCAGAAACCTGAGTCAATATATTGTAACACTTAGAGAGTAAAATGAAGTATCATATTCATAGGTTACAAAAGCGAGAAATTAcaagttttatttgaattagaTTAAAAACTCTGCCTATGTTTATTGTTAAAAACAAGCATGTACGACCTATTAAACACTGACACAAATACAGACACGCAGATACCGGTAATAATTTCAGAAAAATAAAAGCGATTGAATCTAACCACATGTGCTGCTGTTGTGTCGATGTCAGACAACGAAGTATCGAACAGGCTTTCAATCTGAAGTGTCAAGATTACATAGAGTTCGGCGCTCTAGATAAAATTGAAGAGTTGTTTTAGTTCTTAAGCAAGTGAAAGCAAATCTTTATGACATATACTATAGATTATAATTtggttataaatttgtgtagtTGAGTTAAGGATCCTACATTTATCACATCTTCGCTTAAGTTTTTAAAGATCATGTACTCTGGAATTTGGATATGCATGTTGTTAACTCTAGACTACAAGTGAGTGAGACAACACCATGACTTGTCATTGCAGGTAACCGTTGGACGCAAGCCGGTGACTGGACTAAGGCTGAGCCTAGAAGGAAGCAAACAAAACCGACTCGCAATTCATTTGCAGCATTTAGTCTCACTCCCGAAAAACCTTCAACCTCACTGGGATGCACACATGGCCATAGGTGCTCCGAAATGGCAAGGTCCCGAGGAGCAAGACAGTCGTTGGTTTGAGCCGATCAAATGGAAGAATTTCTCCCACGTAAGCACTGCACCGATTGAGATAACCGAAACCAGCATTGGAGACCTCTCTGGTGTTCATATAGTCACCGGTGCGCAGCTTGGTGTTTGGGACTTCGGTGCCAAAAATGTATTACACCTCAAACTACTTTTCTCTAAGGTACCAGGGTGCACAATAAGACGGTCGGTATGGGATCATAACCCTTCTAATCCTGCAGCTGCACACAGATCAGATGGTGCTTCGTCGTCGTCGTTGACAAAGAAAACCTCTGATGATAAAAAGGAAGATAGTTCGGTCCACATTGGAAAACTGGCGAAAATTGTCGACATGACAGAAATGTCGAAAGGGCCGCAAGATATTCCTGGTCATTGGTTAGTTACAGGAGCTAAGCTTGGAGtagaaaaaggaaaaattgTACTGAGGATTAAGTACTCCTTGCTAAACTATTGATTCATATTCTCctcattttgattatttatttttttcccttTCACACTATAAACAATAGTTAAGCATTCTTTGCACAGGGAATCTTTTGAGTTATTTTGTGATATGTAGATgttcctttttttatttaattgatggTGATGCAGTggtttattatatttctataactttgtattaaattttatttatttaatggaAGATGAACATAGTGACATTACAAGGTGAGTTTATGTCTGTCTGACATTACTAGGTAAGTTTATTAAAAGTTTTGAAGACTTTGTTATACATTTTTACTTGAATCGATACACTCATGTATGGTTGTATAAACCAGATTGGAtttggctggtttaattttaaaactgGTGAACCAATCAAATTTTGGTTTGGAACTCAAAATCGAATAATAAATGGTCCATTTGTTACAtttgatattcaataatttagagtttattattttttttagagatttaaaaaagaaacagaaaatattttttgtctaTCTCTTGTATTGCCTTAAAAAATTGAACCAATTCAAAATCAGTTAAAATTGATGAGTAAAAGGACTAATTCAATTGACAAAATGTAGATATTGTTTGATtagatagcatgtttgattttGGGACGAGGTTTTTTACCAGGTAatctacaaacaaaaaaatgtatgtaaaaaaattattaatatttagccatcattaatgttttttatttttttatcttatataatatttaatttgttgtgatttttgttatttataattttatatatttaactttttacaaTGTTATTTTAGTTAAGAGTTTAAATAGTAGTATATGCTGGCAATGCAGAAATGGTGTAACAATCAAGAGTCTAATTTGATATATGTCTGAACTTATTATAGTAATGGACATACATGCCAAAGTGGAAGAAAATTGCTTTGACACGGAATTTCTAGAGATCATCTAAACGACATAGCCATAACATTAACCATGTACAAGGTAGTGCCACTTTAAATTTAACTCTATAGCAACAAATTTGGAATCATTCTCTTTCAAAATCGGTAAATCTCATGCAATTCATTTCACTATCAACCAAGTAAAGTTGCATTGTGTCTAAATTAAACCGTTTTATCATCCATCCAGGCTCCAGCCGTCAATGTCATAGTCTTACAACTTAGTACTTACaaggctatatatatataattacataCTTGTGTGTATAATtgattgataaatatatatcactACACATCATAAAAAGAATATGAGAATatctaaaatacataaataacttaaaattaccaaaaaacaaaataaaaaatttgatagaaAGACGGGTGTTTGTCTCCATGCTAGTATAAATAATGCTTtgaatttattgtttataaatataGAGACCGTTGGTCCTGCCTGCTGTCATTGTATTTTCTCTAGTTTATATCTTTCTTTAGAATTGGCTACTCAAAGTGCTCTGCAGACCCATGGTATTAAAAATTTCTTTGATTTTCAAGTGCTCTCCATGTACCTCccctttctccattttcttactaggtactttttttttatatatatatatttttgttcatGCAGGAAAAATCTGAGTATGGTGATAGGAATCAGCTGGTTGATGGAAATAAAGTGGACTGGAAAGGAAGAAGTGCTTTGAAATTCAAATATGGAGGGATGAAAGCTGCTTTTCTCAtattaagtaaatattttttgacaaaaatatatatacatatatataagaGAAATCAAATTATAACAAGATAATGTTACCCCGATCAATAACGTTTTATTCAagatatattttctaaatttgacCATTGGATTGAAagattatataatataaatcatctctataaatttttacatgaaTCTAAAACTATTGAGGTATGTCAAAATCAAGACTTAAACACTTTAATTATATGACGTTAATCTTGATACCcctcaataataatatatgataagaTTTTaggtttatataaaaatttatagatataatataatatttcaatccaatagttaaatttagaaaatatatcaaagtaaaattttattgaatagTATAACATTGCTCGATGCAATGTAATATTACATCGGTGTATATAGTCATTTTCCTTATGTTAGTTTTTCGTATACattattttgtttgtgtttgtgtgCAGCCACACTTGGTTTGGAAAACTTAGCAACATTCTCACTAGCTGTGAACTCAGTGCCATATTTCAATGGGGTGATGCATTATGAACTAGAAGATGCAGCTAACATGCTCACCAACTATATGGGTGTCAGTTACATTCTATCTATTTTGGTGGCTGTCTTGGCTGACACATGGATTGGAAGATACAAATCTGTTTTATTTTCTGGCTTCTTTGAGTTTCTGGTAAGATCCAAAAAACCTCTCATACGCTCCAACATATTGTGTAACGTATTACTTAGCActaatacaaacccaaaaatatgTAACATATTGTGTGATTGGCGTTGCAGGGCCTTGCATTGCTTACAACACAAGCACACTATCCTAGTCTTAAGCCACCCTTTTGCAATGTCAATGACCCAACTACTATATGTAAAATACCAAGTGTAGgccaaaaatattttctcttCATTGGCCTATACTTGTTGGCCTTTGGAAGTTCAGGAGCCAAAGCTGCATTGCCATCACATGGTGCTGATCAGTTTGATGAAAGTGACCCTAAAGAAGCAAATCAAATGTCCACTTACTTTAACACACTCTTGCTTGCTGTTTGCATGGGTGGTGCAGTCAGTTTAACTTTCATTGTGTggatacaaatcaataaaggATGGGATTGGGGGTTTGGTATTGGTACCATAGCTATATTTTTGGGTACCATAATCTTTGCAGCTGGATTGCCACTATATAGAATTCAAGTTGCTATAGGAACTAGTGGTCTCAT
Protein-coding sequences here:
- the LOC101492114 gene encoding MACPF domain-containing protein CAD1, which produces MENPTSTTSSDSLPATLFNSIQALGRGFDVTSDIRLLYCKGAPGSRLVHLDHNHNRDLVLSQHLVVPNVSLDIDFSLGKSGINKTPVCTFQEMAKYFNEKSGIKGEIPLGSFNSMFNFTGSWMVDAAATKSLAMVGYFIPLIEVKLTKLNLVLNDEVRRAVPYSWDPASLASFIENYGTHIVTSATVGGRDVVYVRQHQSSSLSAPDIENYVKDIENDRFLDAKNSSGAAALKYKEKDVTVIFRRRGGDDLEQSHTKWVETVKLAPDIINMKFTPIVSLLEGVQGVKFLARAIDLYLEYKPPIEDLQYFLDFQITRVWAPEQNNLQRKEPVCQSLQFSLMGPKLFVSPDQVTVGRKPVTGLRLSLEGSKQNRLAIHLQHLVSLPKNLQPHWDAHMAIGAPKWQGPEEQDSRWFEPIKWKNFSHVSTAPIEITETSIGDLSGVHIVTGAQLGVWDFGAKNVLHLKLLFSKVPGCTIRRSVWDHNPSNPAAAHRSDGASSSSLTKKTSDDKKEDSSVHIGKLAKIVDMTEMSKGPQDIPGHWLVTGAKLGVEKGKIVLRIKYSLLNY